gaaggccacttctgtcctaggctgcactctggactcagtggaggaagtggctgagaggagggtgttgtccaagttcacatccatcatggacaacaccttccaccccctgcaccagactgtagaggagctgagcagctccttcagtgcaagacttagacatcctgtctgtaaaaagcagcgctaccgcaggtcatttattcctgctgctatcagactttacaatgctgcactgtaactgcaactgtgaccataactgtaataattaatgtgcaataaccaaggtgcaataatctatttaatacactgtcctacaacccgtgcaataatcctgatgtagtgacttctgctgctatcaccacctgaacataagtcagcccacatgtatgtatgtatgtatgtatgtacaaatgtatacaatgtatatgcacgtacatacgcgtaggtgcgtatgtaagtaggcgcatagaaatatgtatatatttaagtatatagatatgtttatatatatatatatatatatatgtttatttatatatatatatatatatatatatatatatatatatatatatatatatatatatatatatatatatatagactactaagaatgtaaatgagacatcatatgcccattcctgtttccttttttgtattttttggtattctttctgatccattgtatatatgaagattcactgtatataactgaatgcaccttccctactctgcaccttcttgtattagccgatgtgacgagtgaatttctccattgtgagatcaataaagactatcttatcttattcaaTCAGCCATTTTGACACTGCCCTCTCCACATCTGGCTGGTTAGGCTGTTCTTCTTTAAAGCTCCTGCAGGAAATATATGTTACAGTCACTTCACATGTGCCAACAACACTCTGAGTAAGGAATGTAAAGTCAACCATCTTGAAGTGATATTCACCAAAAACTGATCACTTTAATATCccaattacattaaattaagcTTTCTAGCCAAAAATGGCATTTCAGTAATAACCATTGCCAATAAATGAGTGTAAATTTATCTTGACAAAAGTTACTATATTAGTTATTAATTATCCATTATGCACTTACCAAATATAACTTCAAACAGCTTTAAAGACCGGATTCCCGCTTGCCATTCCGGCCCACAAAATTATACAGCCTTGACAGGTCATGGTCCATGATGAAGACCACTATCTGTCTTGTGGCCTCATCCACAATGCTCCCTCCAATGTCTGCCACTGCTGTGATCTAAGGGAGAACAGAGTCAGtacaaagttaattttttttttttgcaccttctAATGGCtcgcttttattgacagtagactgacaggaaaggggtggAGAAAGGGGAGAGAAATGTGGCAAACGACCGGTGGTAAacttgacaaaaagaaaaactcgggatctagattattttcattgttgattAATCTACTGGTATGGATTACTGTATAATTGTTgattatttcaacaattaataGATTGGTTGCTATaatcatgaaatgttaaaacattttgaaatatgttAATGCTTCTCAAATCCCTTGTTCTGTCCACAAAAAGAGATACTCAGTTTATGGCCATGAATGAACTGAAATGAAGAAGACcgaaatattcttatttaggAAGCTGAAATAATAGAATTAGGAATTTTTTGCTTTACCAAAGCTGAATTATTGATTACTGTTCAACTTATTGACGATTTGCTGCAGCTCAAATCAGATTTACTgccaccccccgccccccccaaaaaaactgaatgaaatttcactagcctagactttacatacatacataccagGTCAGACATAAAGCTTGGGTCAGACAGTTTCTCCTCCATTTCTTCGACTTCTCTAACTGTCTTTAGGGGGAAACCATCTGGGATAAAAGAAAGGGTGTCGCCACCGTTGCCACGCTGCGCTTGTAGCATCCTTCTAGTGGCCCGATTGTCTTCTTTAAGTTCCTCAAGAAGTTCGAGGATGCGTAAAAGGATGTCCCTCGTTGGCAGGGATTAGGGTGGTGACATGGCTGACCtaaggaagagaaaaagcaaaaaaagtgtTAGTGTAGACCAGTTGGATAGAGGCAAAGGAGATGTCAGCACAGACACCTGAATCAGACAATTAAACCGGCCAAATGAAAAGTACACATTCTAATCAGTTTCTCTCGCTCGCATCACTGTGTCAGGATGGGATGTGAGGATGGATGGTGTCAGTACAGAGCTGAGAGAGGATGGAGGCAGAGAAGGTGTCAGTACATACCCgagggtggatggaggtagTGGAGGTGTAGGGCTGTCATCCTCTTCCTCGCTGGACAACACCACTTTCCTAGACCTGTAAAATATAACAACACAATCAGTTATATGCACAGTAGTGCATATAATGTAGACATCAGTGTTTCCATAGACTgtcggtgtgtgtgtggtgggtggAAACAACACTAACACAAAGGTAGTAGCTGCAAGTGTTCAGATAAATTGAAGACAAAAAGAATTCCAACAAGCAAGGAGTCCACTGGATAGGTGAAAAACGGTTGGGCGTTTTCAAAGGAATTACAGAGTACTTTCACGGTTTCCGGAATGTGACAATATGTTTTACACAATAACAACATTTccccaaacagaaaaacagttgTTGCCACGAGAAGAGGAGATCAGCGTCTGTTTATCATCAACACAAGCATAAGTGTCCATGGAATCCATGTTGTCAGAATTATCTGCCAACAAAGCCATAGACTTATTTTCAAGCACAAGCAAATGTTGCTCTGCTTTGGCTTTTTACCTTTATTCTCCTCCTTTTTTCAGCTATGTTAAACACAGCAGATGAACTCCAACCAACAACTGCAAATGATTTGGTTAGAAAAACATTTCTGGGGTTAATCACAGATCTAAGTCCATGTTAAGTTAAGCTAGATTTGTTTTGAGTATATCGCATCACAGAGGTGACTACATCAATGTGTGCATTATAAGGCAGAgggatttcagctggttatatacACTGCATCGTCACTTATTTGAGAGTCAAAAAGCAacttcattttcagaaacaaagtgaaagaacagcaaccccgcataaagaaaaaaaagtcgtATGAAATAATCAGGCTTGGAAACAGTGAGCGCGCTCGCTGGCCCGCCCGGGTCACTGAaccgcttcttcttcttctttccttttgttggcggattgcaaacaacctataggtgcataccgccacctactgtacatgacTGTGTAGCTCTATGGTTCAACctactatattctattttttaattttgtgttatgtaaaaaataaaaacaatgctttattaattacCATATTTTCCTCTTTATCTCCATCTCGCCCTAATATTCCTTTAATACTCCATTCTCTCCCATTTTCCATAATCACTGAACCGCAtcgaggggaaagaaaaaaaagtccagagaGCGCAgcgaggggagaaaaaaaaacattgacgcGCGTTAAAAATGGTCTACTCACAGCCCTTTTTAACTTTCGGTCAAATACcgactgccaaaaaaaaagaaaagaaaaagaaatacactAAACAGCCCAAGCAGCTAAGGTCTAATAGTGTAAGTCCAGCTCTGATTCCCTTAAGACGACAGAATGTGCCGCAGAGCCGAAGCTCCGAGCCGACGCACTCTTTACGGACCTCATTCTTTCCCCGGCGCAGCCCCTTGGACCTGTTAAGGATTACTTTTATCGTGTGGAGTTTCAGGCTAGGGGTTCACCTCATATACATGCAGTGATATGGATTAAGGATGCACCCGAGATGGAAGATCCGTCATGTTGCGATCAGGTCATAAATTTCATCGACCGCTACATATGCTGTCAATTGCCCGATGAAACCGCAGACCCCGAGCTCCATAAAATTGTTCAGGTTCAGATGCACAGCAGAAACCATTCCAAAtcatgcaagaaacaaaacgtTGAATGCCGATTTGGATTCCCCAAACTACCCATGGAAAGAACCACGATCACTGTTCCTCAGTTCGATGTGGATTTGGAAGATGAcgagaaaaacacagagcaagTGTCAGAAACGAAAGATCTGAAGAACTCCAAAAAATCCACATCCAGACTTATCTCTAAACTACAAACTGAAGCTAAGAAGAAGCTGAAGCCAGTAAGGGATTTACTGATGGACGAAAAAACATCTTTCAAGGATTTGTCGGAGCTACTCCAGGCTTGTAACATGACCAGCCAGGAATACAGATACTATGTTGACGCTCTCACTTCTGGCATGGTGGTAATGATGAAGCGTAGCCTTGAGGACATTTGGGTCAACGCTTACAACCACATTCTCCTCCGTGCATGGAATGCCAACATGGACATTCAGTATGTGCTTGATGAGTACAGCTGCATTGAGTACATGATGTCCTACATAGCCAAGCCAGAGCATGAAATGTCACAGTTTCTCAAGTCTGTCATTGAGGATCTGAAGAACTCAAATGTCAACCAACGGGATGAGATGAAGAAGATCATGCAGGCTTATTCAAAACAACGAGAGGTCAGTGCTCAGGAGTCTGTAGCCCGCACCTGCAGTCTACCTCTCAAGAAGTCGTCACGTAGTGTCATTTTCATTCAAACAGCAGAAGACGCTGTGAAAATTAGTCTTCCAATGAGCAGACTCAAGAACATGGGCCCAGATGAGAAGGATATCTGGATGAAAGGATTGCCAGACAAATACATCAACAGACCTCAAACTGTGGAATTTGAAGACATGTGTCTAGCTGTATTTGTATCTGAATACAGGGTCCTGTACGGTAGGCAAATTAAAGGACCCAATGCAATCCCTCTCTTAAACGAAGCTGGCTATATCCAGAAGAGAACAGTGGGGAAGCCAGCCGTCATTAGATTCACTCGTTTCTCTGAAAAGAAACAGCCAGAAAAGTTTTACAGGCGGCTCCTGAAGTTGTACTTGCCACACAGGAGCGACGAGGATCTCAACAATCATGAACACCCTTCATATGAATCATTTTACAACAATGTGTAATAttctaggttctgttttggtttgttcactctcctgccttaggttctctggctgctttgagttttgtcttgtctaggttcctgatttgcttgtttacagttagtttatcctgttttggtcaTCTGTGTTAGTCTtggctttatcttctgttttagttttatacttCGGGGTTGTTTCTTATAAGGtctggtgtagtttgtttctgtccacttgtcctctcagctttttaggtttggtttctgatctgttcttgttttgagcctcagcactgatgtctggtctaattacttactctgcacacctgcctaactccacccctgctgcaatcacctctcaccagtttcacctgcctccacctccatatatactgttgagaccagacatcagtgccaggtcgccttgttggtcttgtcatgttttttgggtgagtcaatcctgatctgatgtttgttttttggaattttgaccaagtttttcccttccagagaacctgagttattttgtcatgttaccagtcagtttctgttcctatgaagttctggatgttttttattagtctttttgattattcagtcctttttgcattgctctgctttttgttaaataaatcccttttttaagaacctctgctggtctggctgaattctgggtccgctgccGTGATTCATTACACAATGGACATCACCGTAGGTGGCGTGTGAAACAATGGGTGGACTTTAATCGCAACAGGTATGAAGGacatgggaaaaaaattgaCAAGATCATGGAAAAAATGGAAAGACAAGGACCAGTCCGGAATGCTTGGAACACTTTTGCGCCTGAGGTTGAAGTGGACCGTTTGGAATGTGTTGCGCAGCGACCAGTGGTGGAAGAAGATGAAGAGCAGGACCCTGTTCCAGATTACCAAATGAATGTATCCCTGCCAGCAGTTGAAGTACCAAGCCTAAGCCCTGACTTTGTGAGACATATGTTTCGCAGTTTAAATCACACTCAATCATCCATATTCTATGCAATTCGCCATTGGTGCCTGCAGCGTGTCTGGGGTCAGAACCCTGAAccattcttttatttcttgacAGGAGGAGCAGGGTGTGGTAAATCGCATGTCATCAAATGTGTTTACCAGGAGGCAACTAAGCTTTTGCATCAGCTTCCTAGACTTCGTGATGTCGGTGACATGTCTCAACCCACTGTGCTCCTGACCGCTTTCACTGGGACTGCGGCATACAACATTTCAGGCAAAACTTTGCATTCCATCTTGAAGCTCCCCAAAAGCTTGAAGCCACCGTACAAGGGACTTGGAAATGCCCTGGATGAGGTCAGAGCAGTTCTTTCGAATGTGGAAATCTTGATTATTGATGAAATCTCTATGGTCTCTAAAGAACTATTGGCATATGTTCACTGGAGATTTCAGCAGATCAAAGGAAACACAAGGCCATTTGGTGGGATTTGTGTTCTTGCGGTGGGAGACTTTTACCAACTGCCCCCCTTGGGAGCTTCAAAACCTCTTTGTGTCATGGAGGATGGTGTACTTGATCtctggaatgagaatttctgcCTGGTAAGTCTTACAGAGATCATGCGACAGAAGGATGACAAACTCTTTGCTGAGCTGCTTAACCGGCTTCGTGTCAAAAGGAAAGCTGATGATCTCAGCAAAGAGGACAGAACTTTGCTGACGCAGTGTGTTGCAGATCCCAAGGATTGTCCGTTGGATGTGTTGCACATTTttgcaacaaacaaacaggtgGATGCACACAACGCTGCAGTGGTTGCCTCGTTAGGTACAGCTATTGTTGATGTTTACGCAGAGGAATAcaggagagaaacaaaaacaggaaacatgatTAGTTTGGGCAGATGCGTTAGGGGCAACAGTCGAGATTTGTGCGACCACATCCAAGCTGGATTGGGTATTAGAGTCATGATAACGAAGGAACCTGGATGTAGAGGATGGCCTGGTGAATGGAACCTTTGGAACGATAGCAGACATTGTTACCCACACCAATGACAAAACGATAAATGTGAAACTAATCGGACTGAGACTGGACAATTCCACGGCTGGACGTACCAAAAGAATGCGTGGTAAACCAGACGACTTGGTTTACATTGAGAGATTCGAGGAGCAAAGCAGCGTGAGAGGAGTGGTGCGACGACAGTTTCCACTTAAATTGGCCTTTGGGTGTACAGCACACAAAGTACAAGGGATGACCATGCAATCTGcagttgtttctttaaaacgTATGTTTGCACCTGGCATAGCGTATGTGGGATTAAGTCGtacaacttctttgggaggGCTTAAAATCATCGATTTTGATGAGAAAAAGATCTACGCTGATGAAAGAATCACAGCGACCATGGATACGATGAGGCGAGCATCGTTCACCAACACCAGCCCCCTCCTGCATTTCCCATCAAGTCCTCAGCACACTACATTGAAAATCATCCACCACAACGTCGAAGGTCTTGTATGTCACTATGACGACATGAAGCACCATCATGAACTGGGATTGGCCGATATTCTCTGACTTACAGAAAGTCATTTGTTTGGATCTTCTTTTCCAGCTTCTTTGAATATGGAGGGTTATTGTTTGTTTGCGCGCAACAGACACAGCTCCTACTCTAGCAGAGCCGACATTGCTTCCAAGGAAGGGGGAGGAGTAGCAACTTACTGCAGGAGCATTCTTCAACCTGAGGAACGCAGATACTTTCACAATGTTACAGATCTTGAGTACAATGTCATTAGATTGAACGCTCCGATATCACTCCTTGTTGCCACGGTTTACAGGCCACCCAGTTATGATCTTGCCAGCTTCttgaaaaacattcagagctTCTTGGATGGTCTTGATTGTATTGATATTCAGCCGGTTGTTGTATTGGGA
The genomic region above belongs to Fundulus heteroclitus isolate FHET01 unplaced genomic scaffold, MU-UCD_Fhet_4.1 scaffold_379, whole genome shotgun sequence and contains:
- the LOC118560070 gene encoding uncharacterized protein LOC118560070, translating into MEDPSCCDQVINFIDRYICCQLPDETADPELHKIVQVQMHSRNHSKSCKKQNVECRFGFPKLPMERTTITVPQFDVDLEDDEKNTEQVSETKDLKNSKKSTSRLISKLQTEAKKKLKPVRDLLMDEKTSFKDLSELLQACNMTSQEYRYYVDALTSGMVVMMKRSLEDIWVNAYNHILLRAWNANMDIQYVLDEYSCIEYMMSYIAKPEHEMSQFLKSVIEDLKNSNVNQRDEMKKIMQAYSKQREVSAQESVARTCSLPLKKSSRSVIFIQTAEDAVKISLPMSRLKNMGPDEKDIWMKGLPDKYINRPQTVEFEDMCLAVFVSEYRVLYGRQIKGPNAIPLLNEAGYIQKRTVGKPAVIRFTRFSEKKQPEKFYRRLLKLYLPHRSDEDLNNHEHPSYESFYNNGHHRRWRVKQWVDFNRNRYEGHGKKIDKIMEKMERQGPVRNAWNTFAPEVEVDRLECVAQRPVVEEDEEQDPVPDYQMNVSLPAVEVPSLSPDFVRHMFRSLNHTQSSIFYAIRHWCLQRVWGQNPEPFFYFLTGGAGCGKSHVIKCVYQEATKLLHQLPRLRDVGDMSQPTVLLTAFTGTAAYNISGKTLHSILKLPKSLKPPYKGLGNALDEVRAVLSNVEILIIDEISMVSKELLAYVHWRFQQIKGNTRPFGGICVLAVGDFYQLPPLGASKPLCVMEDGVLDLWNENFCLVSLTEIMRQKDDKLFAELLNRLRVKRKADDLSKEDRTLLTQCVADPKDCPLDVLHIFATNKQVDAHNAAVVASLGTAIVDVYAEEYRRETKTGNMISLGRCVRGNSRDLCDHIQAGLGIRVMITKEPGCRGWPGEWNLWNDSRHCYPHQ